A region from the Medicago truncatula cultivar Jemalong A17 chromosome 6, MtrunA17r5.0-ANR, whole genome shotgun sequence genome encodes:
- the LOC11442776 gene encoding non-classical arabinogalactan protein 31, translating into MAKIILALIFLLLQITSFVVFAEELETLHHKPTTPLHPPTKSPVHKPLAKPPTHAPHHHHHHSPSHAPLPPPHPAKPLTHHHHQHQHHSPAPSPYHVPTPLQRPAKPPTLHHHQHPPAHAPTHMPRVSRSSIAVEGVVYVKSCHHAGFDTLKGATLLFGAVVKFQCHNAKYKFVLKAKTNKEGYIYIGSSKNISSYASGHCNVVLESAPNGLKPSNLHGGLTGAHPKSVKRIVSKGVSLIRYTVDPLAFEPKFVKNGICKKRCFKMLPEITDVVDSIEVDNITEPISDMLDVCEDWERLKRNHKVDVVLASHLARYVKNGITKSIEETYSFNHELGDVRESINYKLCSNICLITKIRVQPYQGEKYLAKDVGTMRSWFLNFDPANKI; encoded by the exons ATGGCCAAAATTATTCTAGCATTGATTTTTCTCTTACTCCAAATAACCTCTTTCGTTGTGTTTGCGGAAGAGCTTGAAACTCTTCATCACAAACCAACAACACCACTTCATCCCCCAACAAAGTCACCGGTGCATAAACCGTTGGCTAAACCCCCAACCCATGCACctcaccatcaccaccaccactcaCCATCACATGCACCTTTACCTCCACCTCACCCTGCTAAACCCCTAacccatcaccaccaccaacatcaaCATCACTCACCAGCCCCTTCACCCTACCATGTTCCCACTCCTCTACAGCGTCCTGCAAAACCCCCAACCCTTCACCACCATCAACATCCTCCTGCTCATGCTCCTACTCACATGCCTCGTGTTTCAAGAAGCTCGATAGCTGTTGAAGGAGTTGTTTATGTCAAATCATGCCACCATGCTGGTTTTGACACCCTAAAGGGTGCTACACTGCTTTTTG gtGCCGTTGTGAAGTTTCAATGCCACAATGCTAAATACAAGTTCGTCCTTAAAGCCAAAACTAATAAGGAAGGTTATATCTATATTGGAAGTTCAAAGAACATTTCTAGCTATGCATCCGGCCATTGCAATGTTGTTTTGGAGAGTGCACCAAATGGACTAAAACCATCAAATCTTCATGGTGGTCTCACCGGTGCTCATCCAAAATCCGTGAAACGAATAGTGTCTAAGGGTGTTTCCTTAATTCGGTACACCGTTGACCCTCTTGCATTTGAGCCCAAAt TTGTTAAAAATGGCATCTGCAAGAAGCGTTGCTTCAAAATGTTACCTGAAATAACTGATGTTGTTGATAGCATTGAGGTGGACAACATAACTGAACCTATAAGCGACATGCTTGACGTTTGTGAAGATTGGGAGCGTCTCAAGAGAAATCATAAAGTCGATGTTGTACTGGCTTCTCATCTCGCTCGTTATGTGAAAAACGGCATCACAAAGTCCATTGAGGAAACATATTCGTTCAATCATGAACTAGGGGATGTGCGTGAGTCTATAAATTATAAGCTATGTTCCAACATATGTCTTATCACAAAGATTCGTGTTCAACCATATCAAG GAGAGAAATATTTGGCCAAGGATGTGGGCACAATGAGATCTTGGTTCCTTAACTTCGATCCTGCGAACAAGATTTAA
- the LOC112422768 gene encoding uncharacterized protein, with translation MVWRLLRDRLPNKDNLVRRRVLPIGGAACVSGCGQLETASQLFVSCNIFGSLWFHVWYWLGIDFVPSGDLRQHFIQFTKMAGLPRSTHLYFRIILFASVWVLWNERNDRVFQNTDSDLSTLLAKVKLNSFLWVKSKQGLFSYSYYDWWNHPLLCMGVHLY, from the coding sequence ATGGTTTGGCGACTTCTTCGTGACAGACTTCCCAATAAAGACAACTTGGTGAGGCGTCGTGTTCTTCCTATTGGTGGTGCGGCTTGTGTATCAGGTTGTGGGCAATTGGAAACAGCATCTCAATTGTTTGTATCTTGTAACATTTTTGGTTCTCTTTGGTTTCATGTATGGTATTGGCTGGGTATTGATTTTGTTCCTTCAGGTGATCTTCGTCAACATTTTATTCAGTTTACTAAGATGGCGGGGTTGCCTAGATCAACTCATTTGTATTTCAGGATTATTTTGTTTGCCTCTGTTTGGGTTCTTTGGAATGAAAGGAATGATCGTGTATTCCAAAATACAGATTCCGATCTTTCAACCCTTTTGGCAAAGGTTAAACTAAACTCTTTCTTATGGGTGAAGTCAAAACAGGGACTTTTTAGCTACAGTTACTATGACTGGTGGAACCATCCTCTCCTTTGTATGGGTGTCCACTTGTATTAG